A window of the Lactuca sativa cultivar Salinas chromosome 7, Lsat_Salinas_v11, whole genome shotgun sequence genome harbors these coding sequences:
- the LOC111884727 gene encoding phosphatidylinositol/phosphatidylcholine transfer protein SFH13 — translation MSGLEGADAFDEIKERRMDFENSEDERRRSKIGALRKKAINASNKFTHSLKKRGKRKVDYRVPSVSIEDVRDAREERAVHELRQKLLDKDLLPERHDDYHTLLRFLKARDFNMDRTIRMWAEMLQWRKEYGTDTILEDFVYEELEEVLQYYPHGYHGVDREGRPVYIERLGKAHPSRLMRITSIERYLKYHVQEFERAFIEKFPACSVAAKRQICSTTTILDVQGLGLKNFTPSAASILGAMAKVDNNYYPETLHRMFVVNAGSTFKKYLWPAAQKFLDAKTISKIHVLEPKSLGKLLEVIDPSQLPDFLGGSCTCPGEFGCLRSNMGPWSDPEIMKVVNNTEATFVRQITRVSGDEQKLDSYIPPKVMSSDSSSVYYNCDDQFSGSDQEVEIENNHETASDDFILMEIVKRGFNYVGRPLVSLVEKLIVLITILPFDFLKRQKNVYPTNTVEDEPRESVNPFVERLEKLEGLLEELKRKPAQIPVEKENMLYDSLERIKLVEFDLNKTKSVLHATVVKQLEIAALMENIQESKFHRRRIC, via the exons ATGTCAG GCCTAGAAGGAGCTGATGCTTTTGATGAAATTAAAGAAAGGAGGATGGATTTCGAAAATTCTGAAGACGAGAGACGAAGATCTAAAATTGGAGCTTTAAGGAAGAAAGCAATAAATGCTTCAAACAAATTCACCCATTCACTTAAGAAAAGGGGAAAGAGAAAAGTTGATTACAGAGTTCCTTCGGTATCAATAGAAGATGTACGTGATGCAAGAGAAGAGAGAGCTGTCCATGAACTCCGACAAAAGCTCCTTGACAAAGATTTACTCCCAGAAagacatgatgattatcataccCTTCTGAG GTTCTTGAAAGCAAGAGATTTTAACATGGATAGAACAATCCGGATGTGGGCAGAAATGCTACAATGGCGAAAAGAGTATGGAACAGATACAATATTGGAGGATTTTGTATATGAAGAACTTGAAGAAGTATTACAATATTACCCTCATGGGTACCATGGAGTTGATAGAGAAGGAAGACCTGTTTATATTGAAAGACTTGGCAAAGCACACCCCAGTAGACTCATGCGCATTACGTCTATTGAGAGATACCTAAAATATCATGTTCAAGAATTTGAAAGGGCTTTTATTGAAAAGTTTCCCGCTTGTTCAGTTGCAGCAAAAAGACAAATTTGTTCCACTACAACAATTCTTGATGTACAAGGCTTG GGATTGAAGAATTTCACTCCAAGTGCTGCAAGTATTCTTGGAGCCATGGCCAAGGTTGACAATAACTATTACCCAGAG ACTTTACACCGTATGTTTGTGGTCAACGCTGGGTCAACTTTCAAGAAGTATTTATGGCCTGCTGCTCAAAAGTTTCTAGATGCAAAAACAATCTCGAAAATTCATGTGTTGGAGCCAAAATCATTGGGGAAATTACTTGAAGTCATTGATCCAAG TCAATTACCTGATTTCCTTGGTGGTTCTTGTACGTGTCCTGGTGAGTTTGGTTGCCTTAGGTCAAACATGGGTCCATGGAGCGACCCGGAAATAATGAAG GTTGTGAATAATACAGAAGCCACATTTGTAAGACAAATCACAAGAGTTTCTGGTGATGAACAGAAACTTGATTCTTATATCCCCCCAAAG GTGATGTCATCTGATTCTTCTTCAGTCTACTATAACTGTGATGATCAATTTAGTGGGTCGGATCAAGAAGTTGAGATAGAAAACAATCATGAAACAGCTTCtgatgattttatattaatggagATTGTGAAGAGGGGATTTAATTACGTAGGAAGACCACTGGTGTCATTGGTGGAAAAACTGATTGTTCTAATTACCATTCTACCCTTTGACTTTTTGAAAAGACAGAAGAATGTTTATCCAACTAACACAGTGGAAGATGAACCACGAGAGAGTGTGAATCCGTTTGTTGAGAGGCTTGAGAAGCTTGAAGGGCTACTTGAAGAACTTAAAAGGAAACCGGCTCAGATACCTGTTGAAAAAGAGAATATGTTGTATGATTCGTTGGAGAGGATTAAATTAGTCGAATTTGATCTTAATAAAACCAAAAGT GTACTTCATGCTACGGTGGTGAAGCAACTTGAGATTGCAGCCTTGATGGAGAATATACAGGAGTCAAAATTTCAC CGGCGGAGGATCTGTTGA